A genome region from Geobacter pickeringii includes the following:
- a CDS encoding sigma-54-dependent transcriptional regulator, producing the protein MRTILIADDDRAIRRTLELHLVESGHDVLAAAGGPEAVDLALSREVDLMLLDLRLSGMDGFEVLTRIKERKPSLPIIMITAFDDMQTAIEAIRLGAIDHLGKPLDLDHLDEVIEKIFEMSDISQTGVAFNDSPEPSFEPNIMVGRSRAMKEIYKTIGAVADSRATVLINGESGTGKEMVARALHFNSRFRNRPFIAVACSALAPTLLESELFGHEKGAFTGAYRVKPGKFELAEGGTLFLDEISETSPEIQVKLLRFLQEREFERVGGVETIKADVRVIAASNKSLPALVASGEFRQDLYYRLKVVSIDLPPLRERKDDLRLLVRFLLEKMRHEMGKAVEIVPRETMDLLLDHSWPGNVRELENTLRRAVLLSPGNVLLPEALQLEGSAGGARMPLIIKSLEEVEREHIENILSFTGYEKKRATAILGVSRPTLDRRIREYGLDVLSRP; encoded by the coding sequence ATGAGAACCATACTGATCGCCGATGACGACCGGGCCATCCGTCGGACCCTGGAGCTGCACCTTGTCGAATCGGGCCATGACGTTCTTGCCGCCGCCGGCGGCCCCGAGGCGGTGGATCTGGCCCTTTCCCGTGAGGTGGACCTGATGCTCCTCGATCTGCGGCTGTCCGGCATGGACGGTTTCGAGGTGCTCACCCGGATCAAGGAGCGGAAACCCTCCCTGCCGATCATCATGATTACGGCTTTCGATGACATGCAGACCGCCATCGAGGCGATCCGCCTCGGCGCCATCGACCACCTGGGGAAGCCCCTCGATCTCGACCATCTCGACGAGGTCATCGAGAAGATCTTCGAGATGAGTGACATCTCCCAGACGGGGGTCGCCTTCAATGACTCTCCCGAGCCCTCCTTCGAGCCGAACATCATGGTGGGGCGCAGCCGAGCCATGAAGGAGATCTACAAGACCATCGGCGCCGTGGCCGACTCCCGGGCCACCGTCCTCATCAACGGCGAGAGCGGCACCGGCAAGGAGATGGTGGCCCGGGCCCTCCATTTCAACAGCCGGTTCCGCAACCGCCCCTTCATCGCCGTGGCCTGCTCCGCCCTGGCCCCGACCCTCCTGGAAAGCGAGCTGTTCGGACACGAAAAGGGGGCCTTCACCGGCGCCTACCGGGTCAAGCCCGGCAAGTTCGAGCTGGCCGAGGGGGGGACCCTCTTCCTCGACGAGATCTCCGAGACGAGCCCCGAAATCCAGGTGAAGCTCCTGCGCTTTCTCCAGGAGCGGGAATTCGAGCGGGTCGGCGGCGTCGAGACCATCAAGGCCGACGTGCGGGTCATTGCCGCCTCCAATAAGAGCCTCCCCGCGCTGGTGGCCAGCGGCGAGTTCCGTCAGGACCTCTATTACCGCCTCAAGGTGGTCAGCATCGACCTGCCGCCGCTGCGGGAGCGCAAGGACGACCTCCGCCTCCTCGTGAGGTTCCTGCTCGAAAAGATGCGCCACGAAATGGGCAAGGCCGTGGAAATCGTCCCCCGGGAGACCATGGATCTTCTCTTGGACCATTCCTGGCCCGGCAACGTGCGAGAGCTGGAAAACACCCTGCGCCGGGCGGTCCTCCTCTCGCCCGGCAATGTCCTCCTTCCCGAAGCGCTGCAACTGGAGGGAAGTGCCGGCGGCGCCCGCATGCCCCTGATAATCAAGTCTCTGGAAGAGGTGGAGCGGGAGCATATCGAAAACATCCTCTCCTTCACCGGGTATGAAAAGAAGCGGGCCACGGCGATCCTCGGCGTCTCGCGTCCCACCCTCGACAGGCGCATCCGGGAGTACGGTCTGGATGTCTTGTCCAGACCCTGA
- a CDS encoding sensor histidine kinase — translation MKRRYSETNIRTFKLLIVLLLVVASALGAFLWIRHTTNAVRAEARERFFEQYNRQQSLMAELASHTLEEMFATFHRNLDLVVTLFEGKEVTRQRAEEVGDRLKKIYGSLASTPVVDLVVFDSSGTAIAIEPADPYTVGRSYAWRDYIKWAREKGKPGEMYLSPFTRMEGGKRRGYKALIVAEGIYGPRGEFLGVASCVLDFEKLASKHILPIRVGRHGRAWLADISSRTMLVAPSGRLAGRSFSEAFLPRWLRLHALLVSIEDGKPGSGWYDYLDAEIPDQPVRKLGSYYPFRIENRLWALGISTPEREVDELLSTFMHRQEAFATTLLVTVLAGATLLMGILMNWNRILTAEVNHHTRALSEAHSRLESTFDELLVAKKVAAVGHLALGLAHEIRNPLSAIQMNMQMIRKKIAPAGTLRENFSIVEEEIRRLNRLLNDVLDFARTRPLRLQTAEVGDIVNRLMQLMAQRIEEEQVQVEVRIASPLTLVCDPEQIHQVLLNLLLNACEAMNGTPAGERLLTITGQGRDGMALLTVSDTGGGIPPDKLDQLFEPFFTTKASGGGLGLSILQTIVLRHGGSVSVESEPGRGATFTVALPLGGPGDKGEGRP, via the coding sequence ATGAAACGGCGATACAGCGAAACAAATATTCGCACATTCAAACTCCTGATCGTGCTGCTCCTGGTGGTCGCCTCCGCCCTCGGAGCTTTCCTCTGGATCAGGCACACGACGAACGCCGTTCGCGCCGAGGCGCGGGAGCGCTTCTTCGAGCAGTACAACCGGCAACAGTCCCTCATGGCCGAACTGGCTTCCCACACCCTGGAGGAGATGTTTGCCACGTTCCATCGCAACCTCGATCTGGTGGTGACGCTCTTTGAAGGGAAGGAGGTCACCCGCCAGCGCGCCGAAGAGGTCGGGGACCGTCTGAAAAAGATCTACGGCTCCCTCGCCTCGACTCCTGTCGTAGATCTTGTGGTCTTTGACAGCAGCGGAACCGCCATCGCCATAGAGCCGGCCGATCCCTACACGGTCGGGCGGAGCTATGCCTGGCGCGACTATATCAAGTGGGCCCGGGAAAAGGGGAAGCCGGGGGAGATGTATCTTTCCCCCTTCACCCGCATGGAGGGGGGGAAGCGTCGGGGGTACAAGGCGCTGATCGTTGCGGAAGGGATATACGGCCCCCGTGGGGAATTCCTCGGGGTGGCCAGTTGTGTCCTCGATTTCGAGAAGCTGGCGAGCAAGCACATCCTTCCGATCCGGGTCGGCAGGCACGGCCGCGCCTGGCTTGCCGACATCAGCAGCAGGACCATGCTCGTTGCGCCGAGCGGCAGGCTTGCGGGACGCAGTTTCTCAGAGGCGTTTCTTCCCCGGTGGCTGCGCCTTCATGCGCTTCTCGTCTCCATTGAAGACGGAAAACCGGGGAGCGGCTGGTACGACTACCTGGATGCGGAGATCCCCGACCAGCCGGTGCGGAAGCTGGGGAGCTACTATCCGTTCCGCATCGAGAACCGCCTCTGGGCCCTGGGGATTTCCACCCCCGAGCGGGAGGTGGACGAGCTGCTGTCCACGTTCATGCACCGGCAGGAGGCCTTCGCCACCACCCTCCTGGTAACGGTGCTGGCGGGGGCAACCCTCTTGATGGGGATTCTCATGAACTGGAACCGGATTCTCACCGCCGAGGTCAACCATCACACAAGGGCCCTCAGCGAGGCCCATTCCCGGCTCGAATCCACCTTCGACGAGCTGCTGGTGGCCAAGAAGGTGGCCGCGGTGGGACACCTGGCCCTGGGGCTGGCCCATGAGATCCGCAACCCCCTCTCGGCCATCCAGATGAACATGCAGATGATCCGGAAAAAAATCGCCCCGGCCGGCACGCTCCGGGAGAACTTCTCCATCGTGGAGGAGGAAATCCGGCGTCTCAACCGCCTGCTGAACGATGTGCTGGATTTTGCCCGTACCCGCCCGTTGCGCCTTCAGACAGCGGAAGTGGGTGACATTGTGAACCGCCTGATGCAGCTCATGGCGCAGCGAATCGAAGAGGAACAGGTCCAGGTCGAGGTCCGTATCGCCTCGCCCCTGACCCTCGTCTGCGACCCCGAGCAGATTCATCAGGTGCTGCTGAATCTTCTGCTCAATGCCTGTGAAGCCATGAACGGGACCCCGGCCGGCGAGCGGCTCCTTACCATAACCGGCCAGGGGAGGGACGGGATGGCGCTGCTCACGGTGAGCGACACCGGCGGCGGGATTCCCCCGGACAAGCTGGATCAGCTCTTCGAGCCGTTTTTCACCACCAAGGCGTCCGGGGGCGGATTGGGACTGTCGATCCTCCAGACGATCGTCCTGCGCCACGGCGGATCGGTCTCCGTGGAGAGCGAGCCCGGCCGGGGCGCCACCTTCACTGTGGCCCTTCCCCTCGGGGGACCCGGCGATAAAGGAGAAGGCCGGCCATGA
- a CDS encoding amidohydrolase family protein, with protein sequence MVHEMRDSGLRIDFHVHCGEYTSHKPWVTEWIRQSHPDPAEYEVYIERYRDPGAFEELLAAEGVDYACILAELCPVTTGICTNEQVEAFCKGRTRLIPFCSINPHLSTDLGSELRRLVETAGFRGLKLYPSYQHFYLNEPRIYPLYQAAQELGIPVLIHTGSSVFKGSRIKYGDPLHLDDVANDFPSLNLVMAHSGRGFWYDRAFFLSKLHPNLYMEISGLPPSKLMTYFPELARNTDKVIFGSDWPGMSAIRGNMDAIARLPLPAEGVKKILGGNAARLLNL encoded by the coding sequence ATGGTCCATGAAATGCGAGACAGTGGCTTGCGAATCGATTTTCACGTTCACTGTGGGGAGTACACCAGTCACAAACCCTGGGTGACGGAGTGGATACGGCAGTCCCATCCCGACCCCGCGGAATATGAAGTGTACATCGAGCGTTACCGCGACCCCGGCGCCTTCGAGGAGTTGCTGGCTGCCGAAGGGGTCGATTACGCCTGCATCCTGGCGGAATTGTGCCCGGTCACCACCGGCATCTGCACCAACGAGCAGGTGGAGGCTTTCTGCAAGGGGAGAACGAGGCTGATTCCCTTCTGCAGCATCAATCCCCATCTCTCCACCGACCTGGGGAGCGAACTCCGCCGTCTGGTGGAAACGGCAGGGTTTCGCGGCCTTAAGCTCTATCCCTCCTACCAGCATTTCTACCTCAATGAGCCGAGGATCTACCCCCTCTATCAGGCTGCCCAGGAACTGGGGATTCCGGTGCTCATCCACACCGGCTCGTCGGTCTTCAAGGGGTCTCGGATCAAGTACGGCGATCCGCTCCATCTGGATGACGTGGCCAACGATTTTCCTTCATTGAACCTGGTCATGGCCCATTCGGGGCGGGGATTCTGGTACGACCGGGCCTTTTTCCTGTCTAAACTCCACCCTAATCTCTACATGGAGATTTCCGGACTCCCCCCCTCGAAGCTGATGACCTATTTCCCGGAACTTGCGCGCAACACGGACAAGGTCATCTTCGGCAGCGACTGGCCCGGAATGAGTGCAATCCGGGGGAACATGGACGCCATCGCCCGGCTCCCGCTGCCGGCGGAGGGGGTGAAAAAGATACTGGGGGGGAATGCCGCAAGACTGCTGAATCTCTGA
- a CDS encoding cyclohexa-1,5-dienecarbonyl-CoA hydratase — protein sequence MSESPLKVWLEKDGTLLRLRLARPKANIVDAAMIAALQAALTEHLPSAKLRAVLLDAEGSHFSFGASVEEHMPESCAAMLQSLHALVIQMLECPVPLLVAVRGQCLGGGLEVVAAGNLIFAAPGAMLGQPEIKIGVFAPAASCLLPERIGKTASEDLLFSGRSITAEEGFRLGLVTAVAEDPEQAAVAYFDEHLAGLSASSLRFAVRAARIGVLERTKAKIAAVEKLYLEELMATHDAVEGLNAFLGKRPAAWQDR from the coding sequence ATGAGCGAGAGCCCTCTCAAAGTATGGCTTGAAAAGGACGGCACGCTGCTTCGTCTGCGGCTGGCCCGTCCGAAAGCGAATATCGTGGATGCCGCCATGATCGCGGCGCTGCAGGCGGCACTCACGGAGCATCTCCCCAGTGCAAAACTGCGGGCCGTGCTGCTGGATGCGGAAGGCTCCCACTTCAGCTTCGGCGCCAGCGTTGAAGAGCACATGCCCGAATCCTGCGCCGCCATGCTGCAATCCCTGCATGCCTTGGTCATTCAGATGCTGGAATGCCCGGTGCCTCTGCTGGTTGCGGTGCGCGGCCAGTGCCTCGGCGGCGGCCTGGAAGTGGTGGCAGCGGGCAATCTGATTTTCGCCGCGCCGGGTGCGATGCTGGGGCAGCCGGAGATCAAGATCGGCGTCTTCGCCCCGGCGGCCTCCTGCCTGCTGCCGGAGCGGATCGGCAAGACCGCTTCCGAGGATCTCCTCTTCTCGGGGCGCAGCATCACGGCGGAAGAAGGCTTCCGCCTCGGTCTGGTCACCGCGGTGGCTGAAGATCCGGAGCAGGCGGCGGTCGCCTACTTCGACGAGCACCTTGCGGGGCTCAGCGCCAGTTCCCTCCGGTTTGCCGTGCGCGCGGCGCGGATCGGCGTCCTGGAGCGGACCAAGGCGAAGATAGCCGCGGTGGAAAAGCTGTACCTGGAAGAGCTGATGGCAACCCACGACGCCGTGGAAGGGCTCAATGCCTTCCTCGGCAAACGGCCCGCAGCCTGGCAGGATCGCTAA
- the had gene encoding 6-hydroxycyclohex-1-ene-1-carbonyl-CoA dehydrogenase, with the protein MSTAPHRWTMTAVGEPMVKADFDATPPSDNEVVVEVAGCGVCHTDLGFYYDGVRVNHGLPLTLGHEISGRVVAAGKGAEEWQGKAVLIPAVIPCGVCDLCLSGHGTICRSQQMPGNDIQGGFATHIKVPARGLCPVDEKKLAAAGFELADISVVADAVTTPYQAVVQAEVQKGDLAIVIGIGGVGSYAVQVASAFGATVVAIDVDQAKLDTMAQYGAALTINARQVQGKDLKKAIQTFVKEKGLPQTCWKIFECSGTVPGQDTAFGLLTFGATLSVVGFTMDKIELRLSNLMAFHARALGNWGCLTELYPAALDLVLDKKIALAPFIEKHPLEKINEIFEAAHAHKLTRRAILVPGK; encoded by the coding sequence ATGAGCACTGCACCGCATCGCTGGACAATGACTGCCGTGGGGGAGCCCATGGTGAAGGCGGACTTTGACGCAACACCGCCGTCTGACAATGAAGTGGTGGTTGAGGTTGCCGGATGCGGGGTATGCCATACCGACCTGGGCTTCTATTACGATGGCGTGCGCGTCAACCATGGCCTGCCGTTGACCCTCGGCCACGAGATCAGCGGCAGGGTGGTCGCCGCGGGGAAGGGGGCGGAGGAGTGGCAAGGGAAAGCCGTGCTGATTCCGGCGGTCATTCCCTGCGGGGTCTGTGATCTCTGCCTTTCGGGGCACGGCACCATCTGCCGCTCGCAGCAGATGCCGGGCAACGACATCCAGGGGGGCTTCGCCACCCACATCAAGGTGCCCGCCCGGGGGCTCTGTCCCGTCGATGAAAAGAAACTTGCCGCGGCCGGCTTTGAACTGGCTGACATCTCCGTGGTCGCCGATGCCGTGACCACCCCCTACCAGGCTGTGGTCCAGGCGGAAGTTCAGAAGGGGGACCTGGCTATCGTCATCGGTATCGGCGGGGTAGGGAGCTATGCCGTGCAGGTCGCCAGCGCCTTCGGCGCCACGGTCGTTGCCATCGATGTGGACCAAGCAAAGCTGGACACCATGGCCCAGTATGGCGCCGCGCTCACCATCAATGCCCGGCAGGTGCAGGGGAAAGATCTGAAGAAAGCCATCCAGACTTTCGTCAAGGAAAAAGGATTGCCGCAAACCTGCTGGAAGATCTTCGAATGCTCCGGGACGGTCCCCGGCCAGGATACCGCATTCGGCCTGCTGACCTTCGGCGCCACCCTGTCGGTGGTGGGCTTCACCATGGACAAGATCGAACTGCGCCTCTCCAACCTCATGGCCTTCCATGCCCGGGCCCTGGGGAACTGGGGCTGCCTGACCGAGCTCTATCCGGCGGCGCTGGACCTGGTTCTCGACAAGAAGATCGCCCTGGCACCGTTCATCGAGAAGCACCCCCTGGAGAAGATCAACGAGATCTTTGAAGCGGCCCATGCCCACAAACTGACCCGGCGGGCCATCCTGGTTCCCGGCAAGTAA
- a CDS encoding electron transfer flavoprotein subunit alpha/FixB family protein, producing the protein MKALLVCEYREGKLLETSYELVAFADKLGAEKAMVLVGSKAEAPRVNGTVYLADAGKYGEYNPDVHKKIVLAAVERENPDYIVFVHSSYGWDLAPRVAANLKAAQISEIIDIVDGKFELGVCNAKLRRTVTPKSGKAVLTIQAGAFSAAAASGAPQLERIEPADGASALEFVGYEPAEQKDVDLTRAEIIVSAGRGVGKKENVPVIAALAKAMGGELGASRPVVDAGWVEHSHQVGTTGQTVSPKLYVACGISGAIQHLAGMKKSDFIVAINKDKDAPIGEVADVLVVADVLQFAPALTALLQK; encoded by the coding sequence ATGAAAGCGCTACTTGTATGCGAATACCGTGAAGGAAAGCTCCTCGAAACAAGCTACGAACTGGTTGCCTTTGCCGACAAACTGGGGGCCGAGAAGGCAATGGTTCTGGTCGGGAGCAAGGCCGAGGCTCCCAGGGTCAACGGCACGGTCTATCTGGCCGATGCCGGCAAATATGGCGAATACAATCCCGATGTCCACAAGAAGATCGTCCTGGCGGCGGTTGAGCGGGAAAATCCGGACTATATCGTCTTCGTCCATTCCTCCTATGGCTGGGACCTTGCGCCCCGCGTGGCCGCAAACCTGAAGGCGGCCCAGATTTCGGAGATCATTGACATCGTTGACGGCAAATTCGAATTGGGAGTCTGCAACGCCAAGCTCCGGCGCACCGTAACCCCCAAGTCGGGGAAAGCCGTTCTCACCATCCAGGCCGGGGCCTTCAGTGCTGCTGCCGCTTCCGGGGCTCCGCAGCTGGAGCGGATCGAGCCTGCCGATGGCGCTTCGGCGCTGGAATTTGTCGGCTATGAGCCGGCGGAGCAGAAGGATGTGGATCTTACCCGGGCCGAGATCATCGTCAGCGCCGGCCGCGGGGTGGGGAAGAAGGAAAACGTGCCGGTCATCGCCGCCCTTGCCAAGGCCATGGGGGGCGAGCTGGGAGCAAGCCGTCCGGTGGTGGACGCCGGGTGGGTCGAGCACAGCCACCAGGTGGGAACCACGGGACAGACGGTCAGTCCCAAACTCTATGTGGCGTGCGGCATCAGCGGTGCGATCCAGCACCTCGCCGGGATGAAGAAGTCCGATTTCATCGTGGCCATCAACAAGGACAAGGATGCCCCCATCGGCGAGGTGGCGGACGTGTTGGTGGTTGCCGATGTGCTGCAGTTTGCACCGGCCTTGACGGCACTGCTCCAGAAGTAG
- a CDS encoding electron transfer flavoprotein subunit beta/FixA family protein — MKVLVCIKQVPDMESRFKANSSGNWYDEADLAFRMNEYDEYAVEQAVQLREQLGDAADVTVLSIGPDRVVEALKKALAMGGDRGVHVQDPAASIKDPWQIASIIAAYAKDKGFDLIFTGMQSQDRGSAQVGVAVAEQLGYSCATTLVGFSFADGVVTAKRELEGGLKGVVKLKTPALVTCQLGLNVPRYPTLPNIMKAKKKEIAAIPVVDVLKEEALAATASVYPPARKGGGIVLEGDLNEIAGKLLGILKEKTAVVR, encoded by the coding sequence ATGAAAGTACTCGTGTGTATCAAGCAGGTTCCGGACATGGAGTCGAGGTTCAAGGCAAACAGCTCGGGAAACTGGTATGACGAAGCAGATCTGGCCTTCAGGATGAATGAGTACGACGAGTATGCCGTCGAGCAGGCCGTGCAGCTCAGGGAACAGCTGGGTGACGCCGCCGATGTGACCGTCCTCTCGATCGGCCCTGACAGGGTTGTAGAGGCGCTCAAAAAAGCCCTTGCCATGGGAGGGGACCGGGGCGTGCATGTCCAGGACCCGGCAGCGTCCATCAAGGACCCCTGGCAGATTGCGTCGATCATTGCCGCGTATGCCAAGGACAAGGGGTTCGACCTGATCTTCACCGGCATGCAGTCCCAGGACCGGGGCTCGGCCCAGGTGGGGGTGGCGGTTGCGGAACAGCTCGGCTATTCCTGTGCCACGACCCTGGTCGGCTTCTCCTTTGCCGACGGAGTCGTCACCGCCAAGCGGGAGCTTGAAGGGGGCCTCAAGGGCGTGGTGAAGCTCAAGACGCCGGCGCTGGTCACCTGCCAGCTGGGTCTCAACGTTCCCCGCTATCCGACCCTTCCCAATATCATGAAGGCGAAGAAGAAGGAGATCGCGGCCATTCCGGTGGTGGACGTCCTGAAGGAAGAGGCCCTGGCTGCCACGGCAAGCGTCTACCCTCCGGCCCGAAAAGGGGGGGGCATCGTTCTGGAAGGGGACCTGAACGAAATTGCAGGCAAGCTCCTCGGCATCCTCAAAGAAAAAACGGCAGTAGTGAGATAG
- a CDS encoding amidohydrolase yields the protein MNPLIQAMAGHGDTLLAELEAIYRDFHQHPELSMQEVRTATCAADYIEALGYEVTRGVGVTGVVGVLRNGQGSTVMLRADMDALPMAENTDLPYASTVKTKDEDGREVDVAHSCGHDFHVTWLLGAARILAEHRDVWHGTVMVVFQPGEEVGRGASSMVDDWGEGRFPKPDIILGQHVMVGPAGTVSYRPGVILSAGDSLKVRLFGRGSHGSQPQTAIDPVVMAAATVLRLQTIVSREISPLDNAVLTIGSLQAGTKENIIPDEAVIKLNMRTYDEDVREQMLSSIRRICCAECDASNAGRPPEFTTLSSYPLTENDDASTRRVAAAFNAQFGDMTYEAAPASASEDFSIFGRTWQVPYVFWFVGGTDAEVYAQAKKEKQINKIPSNHSPRFAPVIHPTLETGLQAMLTAASVWLCSEHEI from the coding sequence ATGAACCCGCTCATCCAAGCCATGGCTGGCCACGGCGACACGCTGCTGGCGGAACTCGAAGCAATTTACCGGGACTTTCACCAGCATCCGGAACTGTCAATGCAGGAGGTCCGCACCGCCACGTGTGCAGCCGACTACATCGAGGCGTTGGGTTACGAGGTGACACGTGGAGTGGGCGTTACCGGTGTCGTGGGGGTGCTGCGCAATGGCCAGGGTTCCACGGTGATGCTGCGCGCAGACATGGACGCGCTTCCCATGGCGGAAAACACCGATCTCCCCTACGCCAGCACCGTAAAGACCAAGGATGAGGATGGCCGCGAGGTGGACGTGGCCCACTCCTGTGGTCACGATTTCCACGTAACCTGGCTGCTGGGTGCAGCGCGCATTCTTGCCGAGCACCGCGACGTCTGGCATGGCACCGTCATGGTCGTGTTCCAGCCGGGAGAGGAGGTGGGACGTGGCGCCTCCAGCATGGTTGATGACTGGGGTGAGGGACGGTTTCCCAAGCCGGACATCATTCTCGGCCAGCACGTAATGGTGGGGCCGGCCGGTACGGTCAGCTACCGCCCGGGGGTCATCCTCTCAGCGGGAGATAGCCTGAAGGTCAGGCTGTTCGGCCGCGGTTCCCATGGCTCGCAACCGCAGACCGCCATCGACCCGGTGGTCATGGCAGCCGCCACGGTGCTGCGCCTGCAAACCATCGTCTCCCGGGAGATATCCCCCCTGGACAATGCCGTGCTGACCATCGGCTCACTTCAGGCGGGCACCAAGGAGAACATCATTCCCGACGAAGCCGTGATCAAGCTCAACATGCGCACCTACGACGAAGACGTGCGCGAGCAGATGTTGTCGTCGATCAGGCGGATTTGCTGCGCCGAATGCGATGCCTCCAATGCCGGGCGACCGCCCGAGTTTACCACTCTCAGCAGTTACCCGCTCACCGAAAACGATGATGCTTCCACCCGCCGGGTGGCGGCAGCCTTCAACGCGCAATTCGGCGACATGACTTACGAGGCGGCGCCCGCGTCGGCCAGCGAAGACTTCAGCATCTTCGGGCGGACCTGGCAGGTGCCGTATGTCTTCTGGTTCGTCGGCGGCACGGACGCGGAGGTATACGCGCAAGCGAAAAAAGAGAAGCAGATCAACAAGATCCCAAGTAATCACTCTCCCCGGTTCGCGCCGGTCATTCACCCGACGTTGGAAACAGGGTTGCAGGCCATGCTGACTGCCGCGTCGGTCTGGCTTTGCAGCGAACACGAAATCTGA